The genomic DNA ACCAGTTCATCAGCAAGGGCTGCACGCCGTGTGTATTTCTGGATGTCGTCGATATGAATCCCGCGTGGACCTGAATATTCCTTTATTATTGACAGGATAAGTTCTGCAGGATCCACAGGTGGTCCTGGTTCTTTTATAACTCCCAGTGCTTTCTCCGCTCGTTCAGCAAATCCTGTCAAATGTCCGTACTGGATATGATAGTGGGTTTGTGCTTCCCGCATTTCTTCATTCAAATCACCGGAAAGAAGACCTTTTCGCAGTTCATGAAGCCGGTTAAGGAGAGAACCAGCCGCAGCTTGAATCCATATATCCCGGTCCTGCTTTGTTGCTATTCTGCATGTCTCAACTATCCATCGTATCGTTCTGTTATCTGATCCTGTATTTTTCTCCGGATGGGCAGTAACACTCAGAAACAAGGGAGGAACCAGATCTGCGGGTTCCAGAGAGTCGAGTGTCTGAGGTTTTATTATAAGACTGACTGCTCCGGTTGGGTCTGCAATCCTGATGATTTCTCCCTGTCTGCCAGGTTCATAGCTGGTCAGAGCTCCCGTAAGCCAAATCTTCTGAATATTACCTCCGGTAGGTGTGAGGATACGGGAGAGCTGTTCTTTTTGCGCAATCAGGTAATCGGTCTGTTCCAGTTCAAATGAAAATATGGGAATATATGCCGGAAGCAGGTCTGGTGCCGCATTTGACATTCTGATATGATCTGTAAGTGTCACGTATGTATTTTTTATAGGTGGTACTGACTATTAGATGCATTGGTAAAGCCCTGCGCTTGCTGAAACATGTATGATGTCATGAATTATGGAAAATAGCGTGTAGTCATGGCTGACTGGAATACGACAAATTTATAAGCTCCCTATAAAAATGGAAAAATTTTAGTAATTTAGCCTAAAACGGATAAATAATTAATATTTTAAGACGACTATCTGAATTAAATTAAATTGGCCCAAGCAGCGTGGATCACATATATGGCAGTATTATTTTTCTCCAATTGACCAGAACTTTCGATATGTTTTTAATTCATTGTGAGATATACTTGCGTATACATAACTTTCGATCGCGGGTAATTTGTATGATGGGGAATGCGAAGACTGTCTGGTGCCTCATTCTGGCCATTTTCTTAATAGCAGGTACATTCGTATCTGCTGATGAGAATGCGGGAGATACTCAGGCATTACAGACAAAGCTGGCTTCAATGCCCCTTGTTTTTATTCAGAACAACGGGCAGTTTGAAGATAATGTATCGTACCAGACCCAGTCAACTGATCAGGTCATTTCTTTTACTGATGAGGGTATGGAATTCAGCCATAATCCCGGTAACAGCTCAGTATTCATGCTCCTGAATGGGTCTAATCCAGATAAGAAGATCATCGGTCTGAATCCATTGAATGGAACGGCAAACTTCTACTATGGTTCTGATCCGTCTGCGTGGGTTATTGGTGCCATGCTGACATCAGGAGTCAGGTATGAGGATGTTTATAACGGTATTGATTATATCGTTTCCGGGACTGAAGGTCTTTTAAAGAGTGAATTCATCCTTGATGCAGGGGCAGATCCATCCCAGATTATGCTGGTGTATCAGGGTCACACCGGTATATCATTGAATGAGACGACCGGGGATCTGGTTATAGAGACTCCTGCACGACAGATTATTGATGAAGCGCCGGTTGCATACCAGGAGGTAAACGGCACACGGACTGAGGTTGAGTGTTCCTATGTCCTGGGTCCTGATGCAACCGTCACCTTTGCCCTTGGGGAGTATGATCCATCACTTCCACTGGTCATAGACCCGGTACTGCGGTATTCTCTCTATTTTGGAGGGGATGGCCGTGACCAGGGGAACTCAATCAAGGTCGATAAGGAAGGATATGCATACTTTATTGGAACCTCGTGGTCAGATCATCTGAAGTATTTCAAAAATAATGCAAAAGATCCTCTCTCAAATCAAAATCCACCAGGAACCCAGCAGGCCCTGAGTTCTGGGGATGTATCTGTGGAAGGACTTGCACCAGGGAGTATACAGCCCTACTTTGGTGGCGGTGAAAAGGATGCGTTTGTTGTAAAAGTGAATCCTGACGGGACTGACCTTGTATACATCTCCTATCTTGGAGGGTCCGGAACTGACGAAGGTACCGGCCTTGTCATTGATGAAGCAGGAAATGCATACATTACCGGAGGAACGAATTCGCCAAATTTCCCAACAAAGAATCCCTACCGGAATGCTCTTGCAGGCGGATATGATGCCTGGATGGCAAAACTGGATCCGACCGGAAAGGAACTTGTCTTCTCAACATACTTCGGTGGAGTCCATGATGATTTCGGATTTGACATTGACATCGATAAATCTCACAATGTCTTTGTTACCGGTCAGACTGCATCATGGAATTTCCCGGTTGTGAACCGGTATCAGCTCTCACCATACGGCGGTCTTCCGGATGCCTTTATCACCAAGTTTACCGCTGAGGGCAACTCCATTGTGTACTCCAACTTTATCGGTGGTTCAGCGTTTGATGCAGGAACTGCCGTATCAGTTGATTCCAATGGATATGCCTGTATTGTAGGTCAGACTGAATCTCCGAATTTCCTGACAATCAAACCATATCAGGATAAACTTCGCGGCCCGTTCGATGCTTTTGTTACCAAGTTTGATCCAGAAGGAAAGTATCCGGCTATGTATTCCACCTATCTTGGTGGTTCAGGGACAGATGATGCACGGGATGTTATTTCCCTGCCGGATGGAAGCCTCATCGTCGTAGGTATTACCAAATCAAAGGATTTCCCGACGGTAAATGCACTTCAGGGAGAACTGAAAGGGCTCCAGGATGGATTTATCACAACTCTGAACGCTGATGGCTCGGCACTTACCCAGTCAACATACTTTGGTGGTTCCCTCATCGACTCAATAACTGGTGCTGCCCGTGATAAAGATGGCAATATTTACGTGGTAGGAACCACGAACTCACCAGATATACCGGTAACTCTTGCATACCAGTCCAAACCCGGTGGCAGTTCTGATGTGCTGATTGCAAAGTTCAATCCAGCCATAAGCCAGATTGGATATGCCACCTATCTTGGTGGTGGAAGTATCGATGAAGGTCGTGCTATTGATGTTCTGCCCGAAGGAGAGGCATATCTGACCGGTTATACTGAATCCAAAAACTTCCCGAAGGTATGGCCATATCAGCAGAACTTTGGTGATGGAGACCGTGATGCATTCATCGTCTCCCTGTCAGAACATGATATGATACCGGTCACAGACTTTGAAGGTGTTCCGACTGAAGGTGATGCTCCGCTTACGGTTCAGTTTACCGATAAATCACTTGGTATCCCGACTTCATGGGCCTGGGAGTTTGGAGATGGTGGAACCTCAACTGAGAAGAACCCGCTTCATGTCTATGAGAAACCGGGTGTCTACACCGTCTCTCTGACTGCAAAGAACATTGTATCTAGCCAGAAGAAGACAAAGGAAGATTATATCCACGTGTTTGAACCGGTAAAACCACCAGTTGCAGACTTCTCAGCAAACCCCACCGAAGGAATGGTCCCCTTGGCAGTCACCTTCACGGATCTTTCAACAAATGATCCGGAAACATGGTCATGGGTATTTGGTGATGGGGGAACGTCCACTGAGAGGAACCCGGTGTATACATACAATAATCCGGGAACCTACACTGTGAACCTGACGGTCAGTAACCGTGCTGGAGTATCCTCCAAGGAGAAGCCGGAGTTTATCCATGCAAAGCCTGCGGTTATCCCACCGGTTGCAGACTTCAATGCCAACCCGACCAGTGGCATGGTCCCGCTCGCAGTAACCTTCACCGATGCTTCAAAGAATGGCCCGACTGCATGGAAGTGGACCTTTGGTGATGGTGGTTCATCAGCCGAACAGAACCCGGTATATACTTATACGGTGCCCGGGACCTACAACGTCACCCTGAACTGCAGCAACAGTGCCGGTTCAGATGAGATCACAAAGCCTGAATTCATCCATGCCCAGCCGGCAGTCATTCCACCAAAAGCAGACTTCAATGCCAATCCGACCAGCGGTATGGTCCCGCTTGCAGTGACCTTCACCGATCTCTCAAAGAATGGCCCGACTGCATGGAAGTGGACCTTTGGTGACGGAGGCTCTTCAACAGAGCAGAACCCGGTATACACCTACACGGTGCCCGGGACCTACAACGTCACCCTGAACTGCAGCAACAGTGCCGGTTCAGATGAGATCACAAAGCCTGAATTCATCCATGCCCAGCCGGCAGTCATTGCCCCGGTTGCTAAATTCAAAGGTGAACCACGGAACGGAACAGCTCCGCTCAGGGTAACCTTCACCGATCTCTCCGAGAATGGGCCGACCAGCTGGGAGTGGAACTTTGGTGACAGTCAGGTCTCAACCGAACAAAATCCGGTTCACGTGTATGAGAAAGCAGGAAAGTACACCGTGTCCCTGACGGTTAAGAACTCTGCCGGAACTGACACTTTGGTTGAACAAAATTACATCATCGTCAATGAACCGGTTCTTCCGCCATGTGCAGACTTCTCCGGTGCTCCACGGGAGGGAAAAGCCCCGCTCACAGTGACATTCCTTGACCTCTCAAAGAACAGTCCGAAACAGTGGTACTGGAAATTTGGAGATGGAACAACCTCCGAGGAACGAAACCCGGTTCATACGTATCCAGCTGAAGGAAAATACACTGTTGAACTGACGGTCAGCAATGAAGGTGGAGCAGACACCAAGATTGCACCAGATTACATCACCGTAACTGCTCCGGGTTTCCCGCCTGATGCACAATTCAGAGGATTCCCAACCTCCGGAACCGCACCTCTGACCGTAAGCTTTACCGATCTCTCTACCGGAGATCCGACCAAGTGGAGTTGGGATTTTGGTGACGGATCAGTATCCAGCGATAAGCATCCGGAACACACCTATACCACTCCCGGAGAATACTCGGTTACCCTGACGGTTGAGAATCCGTTTGGTATGTCCACCGAACTTCGTGAGAAGTACATCCGGGTGTATGAAAAACCAGTTCCGCTCAAAGCCTCCTTCATGGGAGAGCCAACCTCCGGAAAGGAACCCCTGACTGTTCAGTTTACTGATCTTTCAACAGGTAATCCTGAAACATGGATGTGGAACTTTGGCGATGATCAGACCTCAACTGAGAAGAATCCAGTTCATGTCTATACCAAGGCAGGTGTCTATACTGTATTCCTGACGGTGACCAGAGGAGAGGATCGGTCCAGTGAGATCAGGTACCAGTACATTACCGTCCTTCCGGCTGGAAAACCACCGGTACCTGATTTTGTTGCATCCCCGACAACCGGATATGTCCCGCTTGATGTGCAGTTCACGGATCTTTCAACCGACAAACCAACCGCCTGGAGATGGGACTTCGGTGATGGACAGTCCTCATCAGAGCAGCACCCGGTTCATCGGTATATGACTCCTGGATCATACACCGTCTGCCTTGAAGCCTCGAATGAGTTCGGCTCTGCAGCAACCTGTAAGGATAACCTGATCAAAGTGACCGAGGCACCCCTTGCTCCGGCAGAGTTCTTCGGTAGCATCACCGTTGATGGAAGTCCGGGATGTATCGGGACTATCATCGAGGCACGGGGAAGTGGTATTGATACCGGTATATTCGGTAATCCTGTCACAACCACGATTGAAGGGGCCTATGGAACACCAGATCCGCTCACCGTCAAGGGAACAATAAAGAATGGAGATGCAATCACTTTCTGGGTAAAACCACAGGGCAAACAGGACTTTGTCCAGGCAGAATGCTATGATGTGTATGCCGGTAAGGAATGGCAGAAATCATATCCATACAAGGGTGGTTCAAAGACCCGGCTGGATCTTCGTGTCGGAGAAGCACCCATTCCGCCAATGCCGGTGCTGCCTCATGAGTTCTATGGTGAAGTAACATCGAACGGTATGCCGATGCCTGTTGGAACCATGATCCTGGTAAAGGGTGACAATGTGGTTGAAGGACATCGTGGCAATCCGCTTGCTGTCACCTCACCTGGTGTCTACGGATTTAATGAACTGAACAAACTGGTTGCACAGGGAGACCTGAAAGCAGGACAGCCACTCACCTTCTGGGTAATCCCGGCAGGTTCTGGTGAGCCGGTCATGGCACAGGTCAGGGATGTGGATGCAAGCGGTGAATGGGCAAGTTCATATCCATATATCGAGGGAGGACTTACCAGACTTGATATCCGGATTGATGGAGGAACCCCTCCAATTCCGGTTGTTCCCATGACCATATCCGGAACGGCCCTTGTTGATGGAAACCCCATCACCCCCGGTTCCCTGATAACCGCGGACGGGAAGAATGTCAGAGTTGGTATTGATGGAAACCCGGTCTCTGTTGGGAACAATGGACGGTTCGGTGATGGGAGAAAACTGACAATTCAAGGTGATATCCAGACCGGAAGTCCGATCACTTTCCTCATGTATGATGCAGCATGTGGCAATCAGTATGTGGCAGAGGTAAAGGACCCACAGACCGGAATCTGGGTTGCCTCTATTCCTTTCAAGCCAGGTGCAGATATGGAACTTGAGATTAGATCCAGTTCTATCATCCCGGCAGATAAAAAGAGTAACGAAACTCCGGTAATTACTGCGTCTGTCCCTGAAGATGATCAGGTTCAGACACAGTAAAAATTCTAACATTTTTCTTTTCTTTCTGTTTTCTTTTTTAACGCATCATCCTCCAGGGATCTCTTAATGATCCACATCATATTCCTTCAAATAGAACTATAGCATAAAACGAATATGGCTTTTTTATTCGTGAACGTGCAAAAAGGGTATATCCCCCTCATTATTGCAATATCTCTCGCAACATTCATGGCGTCCCTTGACGGAACAATCGTTAATATCGCTCTTCCTACTATATCAGAATCCTTCTCACTCTCCTCAAGTGCTGTCTCCTGGGTAGCGACCATCTACCTCCTGGTAATGGCCGGTTGTGTTCTGATCTTTGGGAAAATATCTGACTTGATCGGGTTTAAGAGGATTTTTTTAACCGGCTTTATCATATTTACCATCGGTTCGTTCTTATGTGGGTTTCTTCCTGACCTTACCGGTTCATTTCTCACTCTTATTGGTTCACGGGCATTCCAGGGTGTAGGTGGTGCCATGATAACTGCGATTGCCCCGGCAATGGTTACGGCATTCATTCCAATGAATATGAAAGGAAAAGCCATGGGCATTATCATGACAATGGCCGGACTTGCAACTGCTATCGGCCCGACCGTGGGAGGATTTCTGACCCAGTATCTCTCGTGGCACTGGATATTTTTTATCAATGTTCCGGTCGGGATTATCGCATTACTGCTTGGGTTACGGGTGATTCCTGGTCAGCCATCTCACCAGACTTTGGAAGTATTTGACAGGATCGGTGCTGGTCTGATTTTTGTGGGCCTTGCATTTCTACTCTATGGGTTCTCAGAAGGGACAAATCTTGGATGGACGTCTCCAGTAATTATCGGATCTCTTGGGCTTGCAGTTGTCTTACTGGGATTATTCGTATGGAAAGAACTTCATATTCAAAATCCAATCCTGGAGATTAGGCTATTTCATGACAAGAATTTTCTGCTCATCAATCTGGTAATATTCCTGGTTTTTTTCAGTTTTTCAGGAGTAAATTATCTTCTTCCCTTTTACCTCGAATATGTAGGCGGATATTCAACGTCAGAAGCCGGACTCATCCTGACTGCCCTCTCGGTTGCCATGATGGTTGCCGGCATTATCGCCGGGGTGCTGTATAACCATCTCGGAGGTCGAATCCTCTCTATTATCGCTGCCGTTGTTTTGCTTATCGGCTATTTCCTTATCACTCATTTGCGGATTTACACCCCGACCATCTTTGTCACGGTATGCCTGCTTTGTATTGGATTCGGACTTGGTCTTATTATTACCCCTATATCAAACATGATCATGACCAGTGCATCAAAGAAGTACCAGGGTATGGTCTCTTCACTCACAAGTCTTGAACGGTTTGCTCCGATGACCATCGGGATAGCGATTTATAATGTAATTTTTATCCAGGGGATGACGACCATAGCAGCACATTATGATATTACAAAAAATGCCCCGGTCGAAATTCAGATGAAGGTGCTGACTGCCGGATTTGATCTGGCCTTTCTGCTCTCGTTTATCCTCGGTATAGTAATTCTGGTCCTCACCGTCATGGCACGGTATACGATGCATCCTGATTACCAGGGTGAGGATATAGATAAGATGGCTGCTGGACTGGTCTAGAAAAAAAGTGAATAAAATTTTCAGGTAATTGGAATGGTATACACCTGCTCCTTTGCTTTTGGTTCCTTTTTCGGGATGGTAAGTTCTAAAATTCCATCCTTCATGGAACCTTCAGCCTTCTCTGCCCTGACTTCTTCTGGGAAATGTACTTCCCGTTTCCAGGTTGAATAATACCGTTCACGATGGAGATAGTTTTTCTCTGATTTTTCGTTGTAAGATTCCTTCTGGGCCTTCAGGATCAATGAATCACTGGTAATCTGGACTTCTACATCATCCTTTGTCATACCAGGTAATTCGACCTGAAGTTTATAGTGATCCCCTTCATCGATGAGATCTAGGGGTGCATAATGTTCTCTTCCAAATTCCGCTATATCTTTGGGGAGATAATCGAATGGGAAATATGGCCGCATCAGGTTATCGAAGGACCTTCGAAAATCTTCGAATATGGAATCGAAGTCATCAATAAATCCTGACCGGTGCTCCCTCAAGGCACGGGTTTGTGGTGATGAGGGAGTAATTTCTGTTCCTTTTTGTTTTTTAAAGAGGCTCATAATCGTTCCCTCCTTTGCACACTTTAAGTTAGTCTTTAATTTTATTTATATTTTTCTCTTTTCGTTTTGCAAAATTTTCGAGTGATCCCCTGAACTCCTCAATAAAGGTCCCCCGGTCAAGAACCTCAACTTCCTCCTTTCTGATAGCACCATATCGCAATAACAGGAGAAGTGAAAAAAACAATACTGAAACCGTGAGTATAGTAAGAGGATTAATCTCAAGAATTCCATGAAGGATTATCTCACGCAGTATGGACACGATTCCTACTTCTATCATGATATCAACTGCAATACGGTGCTCCCGGATATAGATGATAAGGAGGCGGTAAATTTCCACAAGTACCAGAATATAGATCAATTCTGATGCAACATACTGAAATTCAAAAGGTTGTGCCAGGGCGAAGTACATGGACAGAAGCGTCTTCACCATGAGAGCGAATAGTAATCCACACGTACCGATTACAATGATATCCTGAATATTTTCAAGCAATCGTCTGAAAAGATCATGAATTTTATTGTATGAAATACCCGGCATACAATTCACCTCAGATCTCTTTCCATATTTTATCCTTATGTACTACATATTTATCCTTTTGTAAGGCAACCTTTACTTTGCATCGTACACCTCCTGACAATCAAAGACAAAAAGGTCCGGATTATTCTTCAGGAGTTCAATTCCATGAACGCAGAAATTCAGTCACTTACAAATCAGGCAAAAGAGTGTGCGGATCTCCTCATCCCTCTGGAACATGAGATCTGTCAGGTTATCGCCGGTCAGAAAAACATCCTTGAACGACTTATCATCGCATTGATCGCAGATGGACATGTTCTATTGGAAGGTGTTCCTGGTATAGCAAAGACACTGATGATAAAAACTCTTGCACAGTGCATCGATACCGGTTTTTGCCGGATACAGTTCACTCCAGACCTCCTTCCCGCCGACATCACCGGAACGAAGATTTACAACCAGCAGGACTGCACATTCAAAACGGTAAAGGGTCCGGTATTTACTCAGTTTCTTCTTGCTGATGAGATAAACCGTGCCCCGCCAAAGGTTCAGTCAGCACTTCTTGAAGCAATGCAGGAACGGCAGGTTACCATCCAAGGTGAGACGTATGCTCTTCCTGACCCCTTCTTTGTCCTTGCAACAGAGAACCCGATCGAACATGAAGGAACGTATCCGCTTCCTGAAGCACAGATGGATCGGTTCATGTTTAAGGTTCTGATGGGTTATCCGTCAAAATCAGAGGAACTTCTCATTCTGGATCGGTTTACCGAAGGAGTCTGTTATCAGCCAAAACCGGTCATCTCTGCTTCAGATATCAAAAAAATCCAAACGGTGGTTCCCTCTATCTATGCAGACCTTGAGATCAAGAAATATGTCACATCTCTTGTTGATGCAACCCGGAATCCGAAAGAGTATCAAATCCCTCTTGCTTCCTATATCCGGTATGGAGCATCGCCCCGTGCCTCTATATATCTGATGTTGGGAGCGAA from Methanospirillum hungatei JF-1 includes the following:
- a CDS encoding PKD domain-containing protein encodes the protein MMGNAKTVWCLILAIFLIAGTFVSADENAGDTQALQTKLASMPLVFIQNNGQFEDNVSYQTQSTDQVISFTDEGMEFSHNPGNSSVFMLLNGSNPDKKIIGLNPLNGTANFYYGSDPSAWVIGAMLTSGVRYEDVYNGIDYIVSGTEGLLKSEFILDAGADPSQIMLVYQGHTGISLNETTGDLVIETPARQIIDEAPVAYQEVNGTRTEVECSYVLGPDATVTFALGEYDPSLPLVIDPVLRYSLYFGGDGRDQGNSIKVDKEGYAYFIGTSWSDHLKYFKNNAKDPLSNQNPPGTQQALSSGDVSVEGLAPGSIQPYFGGGEKDAFVVKVNPDGTDLVYISYLGGSGTDEGTGLVIDEAGNAYITGGTNSPNFPTKNPYRNALAGGYDAWMAKLDPTGKELVFSTYFGGVHDDFGFDIDIDKSHNVFVTGQTASWNFPVVNRYQLSPYGGLPDAFITKFTAEGNSIVYSNFIGGSAFDAGTAVSVDSNGYACIVGQTESPNFLTIKPYQDKLRGPFDAFVTKFDPEGKYPAMYSTYLGGSGTDDARDVISLPDGSLIVVGITKSKDFPTVNALQGELKGLQDGFITTLNADGSALTQSTYFGGSLIDSITGAARDKDGNIYVVGTTNSPDIPVTLAYQSKPGGSSDVLIAKFNPAISQIGYATYLGGGSIDEGRAIDVLPEGEAYLTGYTESKNFPKVWPYQQNFGDGDRDAFIVSLSEHDMIPVTDFEGVPTEGDAPLTVQFTDKSLGIPTSWAWEFGDGGTSTEKNPLHVYEKPGVYTVSLTAKNIVSSQKKTKEDYIHVFEPVKPPVADFSANPTEGMVPLAVTFTDLSTNDPETWSWVFGDGGTSTERNPVYTYNNPGTYTVNLTVSNRAGVSSKEKPEFIHAKPAVIPPVADFNANPTSGMVPLAVTFTDASKNGPTAWKWTFGDGGSSAEQNPVYTYTVPGTYNVTLNCSNSAGSDEITKPEFIHAQPAVIPPKADFNANPTSGMVPLAVTFTDLSKNGPTAWKWTFGDGGSSTEQNPVYTYTVPGTYNVTLNCSNSAGSDEITKPEFIHAQPAVIAPVAKFKGEPRNGTAPLRVTFTDLSENGPTSWEWNFGDSQVSTEQNPVHVYEKAGKYTVSLTVKNSAGTDTLVEQNYIIVNEPVLPPCADFSGAPREGKAPLTVTFLDLSKNSPKQWYWKFGDGTTSEERNPVHTYPAEGKYTVELTVSNEGGADTKIAPDYITVTAPGFPPDAQFRGFPTSGTAPLTVSFTDLSTGDPTKWSWDFGDGSVSSDKHPEHTYTTPGEYSVTLTVENPFGMSTELREKYIRVYEKPVPLKASFMGEPTSGKEPLTVQFTDLSTGNPETWMWNFGDDQTSTEKNPVHVYTKAGVYTVFLTVTRGEDRSSEIRYQYITVLPAGKPPVPDFVASPTTGYVPLDVQFTDLSTDKPTAWRWDFGDGQSSSEQHPVHRYMTPGSYTVCLEASNEFGSAATCKDNLIKVTEAPLAPAEFFGSITVDGSPGCIGTIIEARGSGIDTGIFGNPVTTTIEGAYGTPDPLTVKGTIKNGDAITFWVKPQGKQDFVQAECYDVYAGKEWQKSYPYKGGSKTRLDLRVGEAPIPPMPVLPHEFYGEVTSNGMPMPVGTMILVKGDNVVEGHRGNPLAVTSPGVYGFNELNKLVAQGDLKAGQPLTFWVIPAGSGEPVMAQVRDVDASGEWASSYPYIEGGLTRLDIRIDGGTPPIPVVPMTISGTALVDGNPITPGSLITADGKNVRVGIDGNPVSVGNNGRFGDGRKLTIQGDIQTGSPITFLMYDAACGNQYVAEVKDPQTGIWVASIPFKPGADMELEIRSSSIIPADKKSNETPVITASVPEDDQVQTQ
- a CDS encoding MFS transporter, whose translation is MAFLFVNVQKGYIPLIIAISLATFMASLDGTIVNIALPTISESFSLSSSAVSWVATIYLLVMAGCVLIFGKISDLIGFKRIFLTGFIIFTIGSFLCGFLPDLTGSFLTLIGSRAFQGVGGAMITAIAPAMVTAFIPMNMKGKAMGIIMTMAGLATAIGPTVGGFLTQYLSWHWIFFINVPVGIIALLLGLRVIPGQPSHQTLEVFDRIGAGLIFVGLAFLLYGFSEGTNLGWTSPVIIGSLGLAVVLLGLFVWKELHIQNPILEIRLFHDKNFLLINLVIFLVFFSFSGVNYLLPFYLEYVGGYSTSEAGLILTALSVAMMVAGIIAGVLYNHLGGRILSIIAAVVLLIGYFLITHLRIYTPTIFVTVCLLCIGFGLGLIITPISNMIMTSASKKYQGMVSSLTSLERFAPMTIGIAIYNVIFIQGMTTIAAHYDITKNAPVEIQMKVLTAGFDLAFLLSFILGIVILVLTVMARYTMHPDYQGEDIDKMAAGLV
- a CDS encoding Hsp20/alpha crystallin family protein, with the translated sequence MSLFKKQKGTEITPSSPQTRALREHRSGFIDDFDSIFEDFRRSFDNLMRPYFPFDYLPKDIAEFGREHYAPLDLIDEGDHYKLQVELPGMTKDDVEVQITSDSLILKAQKESYNEKSEKNYLHRERYYSTWKREVHFPEEVRAEKAEGSMKDGILELTIPKKEPKAKEQVYTIPIT
- a CDS encoding phosphate-starvation-inducible PsiE family protein is translated as MPGISYNKIHDLFRRLLENIQDIIVIGTCGLLFALMVKTLLSMYFALAQPFEFQYVASELIYILVLVEIYRLLIIYIREHRIAVDIMIEVGIVSILREIILHGILEINPLTILTVSVLFFSLLLLLRYGAIRKEEVEVLDRGTFIEEFRGSLENFAKRKEKNINKIKD
- a CDS encoding AAA family ATPase: MNAEIQSLTNQAKECADLLIPLEHEICQVIAGQKNILERLIIALIADGHVLLEGVPGIAKTLMIKTLAQCIDTGFCRIQFTPDLLPADITGTKIYNQQDCTFKTVKGPVFTQFLLADEINRAPPKVQSALLEAMQERQVTIQGETYALPDPFFVLATENPIEHEGTYPLPEAQMDRFMFKVLMGYPSKSEELLILDRFTEGVCYQPKPVISASDIKKIQTVVPSIYADLEIKKYVTSLVDATRNPKEYQIPLASYIRYGASPRASIYLMLGAKAHALLRGRGFVIPDDVKAVAHDVLRHRILLSYLAEAEEITVDSIIDQIIRTVPVP